The DNA segment TTCTTTCAACCCCTTGGTTTCCTGACATTTTTCTTACAGTCATCATTTTAGCTGACCCTGCACCTTTAATCTGAATAACTACACCTTTGAAAATCTGGATACGTTCCTTATTTCCCTCTTTAATCTTATAAGATATAGAGATGGTGTCGCCTGCTCCAAAAGAAGGTCTTTCTTTTGTTTCAGTTTTAAATGCGTCTTCGGCAATTTTAATTAAATCCATTTTTTTAAAATATGATTGCATTTAACAAATACATGCAATATTACG comes from the Saccharicrinis fermentans DSM 9555 = JCM 21142 genome and includes:
- the rplS gene encoding 50S ribosomal protein L19 translates to MDLIKIAEDAFKTETKERPSFGAGDTISISYKIKEGNKERIQIFKGVVIQIKGAGSAKMMTVRKMSGNQGVERIFPLNSPFIESIEVNRYGKVRRKRIYYLRGLTGKKARIKERRM